A stretch of DNA from Malus sylvestris chromosome 9, drMalSylv7.2, whole genome shotgun sequence:
TCCTTGGCCTCGTATGGAATCCTCAAAACCCCATCGTTGCAGAAACCATATTCCTCAGCTGACTTATACAGCAACTCCGAGAAGTCTGCATGGCGAAACAATGTGGTAGGAACCATGAAACGCTTCGTATCCCCATCCACGCCAACACAAACAGGAACATAACCTTTTGGTGTCATTGAAGGAGTGTTTTTCACTCTTTTCACTGCTGGAGCTCCGATCAACTGGCTCAACAACTTGCTGCTTCTCACCCCTGTTAGCAAATAGGAAAGTACTCTCTTCATCTTGAATTCTAAATTAGTGCTGCAGTATTTGTTTGAGTAGTGATTAGTACttcaactatatatatatataatggtacACTCCCTAGCAGTACAAATTTAAGGCCAGCCGTACTCTGAGCTCTTGCTTACATCCCTATTAGACGTTGATTAACGATATTTTGTTAGGTCATTAACTTGATGATGGTGATTTGTGACATGCATCTTAATTAATACTCTATAAATTGTAGATGTTGATGTGCATTGTCTTAAGTGTAGTTAGACATGCCGTGACTACAATTTGAAAATagcttttataattttatttctgGAACTAATATTATTTTACTTTGTAATAGCCCGCATCTTGAATCTACAAAATTATAATATTGTGTTTTTGCCATTTGGGTTATCTATATGATTAAATCAATGAGATTAATTaattcaaccttgccgacctTCAATCTATAAATTTCGAAAGCTAGGCTAATAATCTTCCAAGGTGTCTAATCATGCATATATAACGATAAGGTGCATATGAAACACTTGAGCCTATTTCACGTATTCACCAAGACCACGTACAAGAAGGAAGGTCCTTATTTGTACTCGATGAAAATTGATTAGACAAATATTAAGTG
This window harbors:
- the LOC126583917 gene encoding auxin-responsive protein SAUR72-like, with product MKRVLSYLLTGVRSSKLLSQLIGAPAVKRVKNTPSMTPKGYVPVCVGVDGDTKRFMVPTTLFRHADFSELLYKSAEEYGFCNDGVLRIPYEAKDFENHWMIKRSKPKIYKVEPVQLLC